The sequence aaaaaacgtgaatgtttttttaaaggggTTCATCTCACTCGACCTCAGTAGATTTCGAAGAATGTATCACCTGTTGAGAGGGGCTTTTTACTGAATCTTTCTGTTTGTGGCTGGACGTGAGTTTATGCGTGGGACATCAgaccttctgtctgtctttgtttggGCTTTGTCTGCGTcgcatgtttctttttttggtctGTGCTCATCGCTGGGCCACTTCCTGTTCCTCTGTTGACATCTCAGCTTGGGTTTATGCCATGGTTACTTCCTCTGCTTGAGGGTGTCTGTCCTTttagcactctcacacactcactgacgcatgcacacacaggcgcgcacacacacgcacacacacgcgcacgcacgcacgcacacacacacaatcacacacacactcacatgcacactcacatgcacacacattatgagtaaaaaatattttgttaacACAATATGTGTGACTACTCATACCTGGCAGAGAGTTCCATCTCCTCCCTGAGTTTGCAGAATTGTTTGTGTTCAAACATATTTATTCAACCTGATATTTATATAGTTATTCaacctgatattcatatattttcacTTTATCTCTAGTTTTACTACCATGTCCACCAGATAAGCTGTATGTCTTTCTTGGAGAAGGACAAAAGGGCCTCATTGATATATGTTTATCTGTTGCCTTCTCGTCATGGCGGCAGGGATTACTCTGCGTGAACTCACACTGAAGCAAAACTCAGCACAGACTCTTCTTTTCCCCATTTCTGCAGTGGAGGAGGGTCAGGAGGGTCTCACCCAGTTCCTCATGAATGAGGTGATCAAGCTCCAGCAGCAGGCCAAGGCAAAGGATGTGCAGCGCGTGGACGTCATGGGCAAGTGTCGCACGCTGGAGGACGAGCACAAGAAGCTGCGTCTGGCTAACCAGGAGCTGCATTCCTTCCAGGAGCGCTACAATAAGATGAAAGAAGAACGCAACAACTACAACGACGAGCTAACGAAGGTCAAAGACGAGAACTACAAGCTAGCCATGCGCTACGCCCAGCTGAGTGAGGAGAAGAACATGGCCGTCATGAGGAGTCGTGATCTTCAACTGGAGGtcaggggggtgggtgggtttaAGTGGGTTCAAACGGAGTAATGTATCTGTATCACATGCATACAACAAAGCATGCAACCAAATAAGTCTCACTTCTGCTGGCTTATAGTAACCAGATGTGATGATAATTTTTTTCATTCAATGCACTAAACACATGAAATGAACAAATCTAACATGAAGCTATTTTGCCTTTGCATTTTGCAAAATAGCTGGTAAGACCACAATTGTTGGTGATGTTTCCTGTCCCTCCATATTCAGTTGAAATCCTTGGTCTGTTCGTTGTAGCTCCTTTCTAGGTACTGAACTCTTGTAACTTCCACTCAACCACAGACCGTCCTCAGTGGCCACACGACACATGACAAAATAAGATATAgtttgaaaatgcaaatcatTCTTTTGTCTTGCCAAGTACTAGTGCTCATCGAGGCCTGGCCCTCCTCTGCTTCCCACCGCAGATTGATCAGCTGAAACACAAGCTGAACAAGGTGGAGGCGGAGTGCACGATGGAGAGAAAGCAGTCCCTGAAACTGAAAAACGACATGGAGAACCGTCCCCGCAAAGAGCAGATCTTTGAGCTGGAGCGAGAGAACGACATGCTGAAAATCAAACTTCAAGAGCTGCAGTCAATCATCCAGGTAACTCCCACAAGACAGCACAGGAACGCCGTTTCACGGGTAATGAGTGGCGGCACAATCAGAGTAGGGGAGGTCAGAGGAAAAAATGCTGCCGGCGCCGTAGGAAAAACCCAGACACTAATCCCGCAGTGACATTGTGTCAGCACTAAATGAGAAGCCGACAAATGAACACATCGTGACAATGCATCTGGGCAGCAacacaagtttaaaaaaaaaaatactagaGAAATGAAATTGTCCTTTGAAGTCATTGtaactttttctttctctgaagtaTTGTCATATGGGCTGCATGTGGATGGCCTTTCTATAGAACTGCTACACCTGTATCTCAACTCTCATATAACAACAAAGcagacaaagagatagagattgtATATAGAGATTGTATGAAGTCACAGGTTAAATTCTACACCCTAAAGCCAATCTGTTCAGTAGTCTGGTAACTGACACAGTCAAacataggcgtgtgtgtgtgtgtgtgtgtgtgtgtgtgtgttgcagccagGGCCTCTGCCTGATTCTGATAAGGCCATCCTGGACATCCTGGAGCATGATCGTCAGGAGGCCCTGGAGGATCGGCAGGACCTGGTCAACCGGCTCTATAATCTGCACGAGGAGGTGCGACAGGCTGAGGAGCTGAGAGATAAGGTGAGCCCGGGGGGACTTACACAGCTGTGTAGGTGTGAGAAGGGAGTCACAACACACAAGAGACTGATAGGAACATACAGCAGACTTAGCAACACTTAAATGGAGGCGCAATAGCGACACTGTGGTAACTGTATTCATCAGTTTATTTGggttgttttgaaaaaaaagtgttaataataaactgagaaagagaataaaagaatgagcttcatttaaaaaaaatactgctaatgctaatatccatacaaatatacactgagaatccccccccgccccccctgaaAAGTTGAAAATCCAATCTGCAAGTGTTTTTGTTATACTCCACCACCCAATCTTGTTGGCTCAAAAGATATAACTCTTGAAAGAAAGTGGAAGGGGAAACATGACATATGACACATAGGCTCCCTCCACTAAACCCTTTAGCAGCGCATGTTAGGCGACAGACGTGTCAAATTTCAGAGGACAGAGGAACAAACAGGCCTCAAATGTGTTAGAAAACATCCGCTCAGAAAGGGCTTTCATTACCAAATATAGTGATAAGCCTGTCACACATTTTTGCCTTTCACATGGTTGTTAACACAGTTATAACAGATATACAACGCTGACACACTTGGACAAGCAGGAGACATATGTGAGACTACTCTTCATAGATTGCAGTTCGGCTTTTAATACCATCGTCCCCAACCGGCTGATCACCAAACTCCTTGATCTGGGCCTCAGCTacagcctgtgtatgtggattaagGATTTCTTAACAGATCGCcctcagacagtgagactgggtcctcaccaatcctcgagcctgtccctcagcactggagctccacaaggctgtgtattgagtcccctcctctactccgtctacacatatgactgcaccCACACCCATCCTTCAAATACAGTGatcaaatttgcagatgacacgacTGTGGTAGGACAAATCACCAACGAAAACGAAAGTGCCTCCAGAGAcgaagttgacagactgacaggatggtgtAAAGAAAACAACCTGACCCTGAATGTCAAGAAGACAAAAGAGATCATGGTCGACGGCAAAAGGCGaaccctcaacccctcatcatcaatggtgaggaagtggagaggacctcctgctttaagttcctgggggtAATGCTCTCATAGGACCTGAAATGGGAGATGAGCACAACCGCAacagtcaagaaagcacagcagcggctctacttcttgcctacactgaagagaaacaacctgtctcccgagctgcttaagtctttataccactgttgcattgaaagtgtcatcacatactgtatcactgcatggtacgtcaactgcacagacaaggacaggaaatccctcagtcGGGTCATAAGGTCTGCTGAGAGAATAATTGGACgtccactgcctcccctggacgacatctttaggacacgctgcctctgccgggcatgtggcattttgctcaacccgcaaaccatctcttcaccctgctaccctctggcaggcgctaccgggccactaaagcccgcacctccagactgcagaacagtttcatccccagggccatcacagaactaaataaccacacaaccctcctaccctccacccagcacaactgcactttcaCTCTGTGCCATATATGATGTCTTGATGATCTCCCTATTtatgtttttaatatatttatatgtgagtgtgtggggttgCAAGCATGCTTTAATGTGCTTTAGTGTGGTTGAAGGGTGTATGTGGATGtaagcattgtttttttttagtggttgcaccagccaatttcgttgtgtatctaatgcacaatgacaaataaagtctattctattctatatgaCTCAGCCATTTTTGCTACCATGACTACTTTGAATAGCTATGATGTTGCCCCAATATCTTAACTAGCTTGGTTTGGTTTTTCTACAACAGTACTTGGACGAGAAAGAGGCCCTGGAGCTGAAGTGTTCCACTCTGGTGAAGGATTGCGAGATGTACAAGAATCGCATGAACACCATCATGGtgcagctggaggaggtggagcggGAAAGGGACCAGGTGACACAACACGACATTGTtgtcctgggctctgtaaagcaccttgagacaattgtattgttttggcgctactgtatataaatataattgaattgaattaagcaTGGTATAGCCCCCCAAGCAACCCATCCCAGTGGTCCAACCATTTAATCTCACCCATCTGTTGTAACTTATCTGCACATTACAGGCTTTTAAGTCGAGGGATGATGCCCAGAAGCAGTTCTCCCAGTGTCTGATTGACAAGGACAAGTACCGCAAGCAAATCcgtgagctggaggagaagagcgATGAGCTACACATCGAGATTGTCCGCAAAGAGGCCAAGATCGTCAATCTGGAGTCTAAGCTGAGGCGTTTTGCTAAGGAGAATGGCCTGGAACAGGTGTTTTAATATTGACAAAACTACCAATCTTTAGACAAAACAGTCACTCTACTCGCACCAACATacatagtacatacatacataaatatacatagtTGTCTGATTCATATTGCTTCAAGAAACAGCCATGCCTAGAGCTTTCTTTTCTGAAAACCTATGGGGTTATGACCTGACCTCTCTCAAATATTTACGTCAAATCACATTAGATAGACAATTTGATGTGGCTAACAAATGATACAGTGGCCTACTCAACATATTCTGATAACTGAAGTGATTGTGTGCACCAGTGCCtgagtattttttttatgcTCACCAGAGTTTACCTCGAGACATTCCGTCCACAATCATCTCACAGGCCCTGGGCCAGCAGGACCCCAAGGCAGAGGGTCCATCCGAGGACTCTGGGGACGATTCTCCCGTAGACAACAACTTCTTTGTGCCCGAAACACGGTTCAGACGTCGACCAAACCTCAAGGGAGCTGGGGTGAGCATTCCCCATGAGGTTACGAACAACCACAACccttttctgtctcttgtgcTGTGGCcatattttttatatacagCCATTTTTGGGTTATAATTTTTATGTCTTATGATTTTTCTGGATCCTCTTCCAGATCGGCCGATGCAAGTCTCCTGTGACTACGCCCAGGGCTCCCGATTTTCAAGGTACCATAACTGTGGAGTAAGTCCTGTAAAGTCAACTATGAAAGACAAGGACACAGTTTCAGGCTCTAACTGGTGTAATCTTTGTTGATAGGTGTGTCAAGCACGAACGGAGAGCTGTTTGAGGCACCTCGCTTTGACATGGCTCCCTCTCAGACTGCAGCCAGTATAGCTGCCAGCAACCATCCGAATACTCCTACCAGCGCATTAGAAACTCTCGCCAAAgtatgtattttttgtattattaaacAGGGCAAACAAAGCCAAGTGCTTCCTTTAATTGGAGAATTGACAAATATGGCTTGTGGATATCTTACCAAACACTATTTAGCCGTCGGCATTTATCCTTCACTTGTTAACTACAGTAGGTGACTGACGGGAGTGAAATGACTGTGAAGTGTAAAAGTGTACAAttcagtgtttctctctgttcgtttgtgtgtgcgcagctcCGATGCCGTAATGACAGCGTTATGTCAACTGTCCCTGAGCCACCAGGAAATGCCTCTCTTGTCAGGAGAACCAAAGAAGGTGAAGATGAATTCCAGCCAAGAAGGTAAGTGTGCCGGGCAATGAACACACCCTGAGAATTTTCATCTGACAGTGCAATggctctgagagtgtgtggataGTTTGTGTTTCAGTTTCCTATGTCTTGTTTAGCCTCTCCAGCGTGGACAGCGATAGTGGAGACTACATGGAATTTGGTAAATAATGACTTTGCTTTTCTTCAAGTTACCGTTTTGGCCAAAGCCCCACACTTTGCAGTCTGCACTTTAGCGTGCCTGTCTGCCCATGAAACGCACACTAACATTCTCTCAGCGCAGTTCTTATTGAGTGAGATTATGTGAATTTAATTCATCTGAAGACACGGGTAAACAGTGCAATGAAATGCCCTATTCACTTATATTTCCTCTCTAGATGAGGACACAGACAGGTTATCGCACAGTCCTCCATCTATCCACTCCTCGTCCTCTTCTCATCAGTCAGAGGGCATGGACTCTTATGACTTGGAGCAAGTGAACAACATATTCAGGAAGTTCTCACTGGAAAGGTAGAGACAGCAGCTGCCCTCTAACTGATGTGTTGTGGTGCTGACGTCTTCGGAGAGGTGttccattcattttcaataCAAATTTCTGCCAAATGATGGTTGCCCTTTTCAGTTATGCAAAATGGTGTGCTTAGTGCTGTGTGAATGCATTGCTCGTAACGGAAGAACAAGTCCCATAAAATTAATTAGTATTCAGCTGTTTATGCTGACAAATTCCATGTTTATGGGTGCAAATCCTGAGGTAATTCCAGTCCATTTGTAGTCATTTTAATTTAGTGAAAGTCTCTTACAATGTTATCGCAATTTTCTAacagtagttgttgttgttgttatagtgGCTAATTCCTATTAAGCCTTTTATTCCAGAATCTGTCAAATGTTCATGGAGAGTGCTTTCATTATTATCTATTATATGCTCTTTTTCGAACTAATTTAGCAATATTAAAATTCGATTTAGTCATATAACTCCGTTTACCCATATCccaaagagagtgagagcactATACAGAAGTAATACACATCCTGTTTGCTGCGTTGCATTATTGCCGTCTTATTTTTCACTTGggtaaaaactacacacacgtgtgtttgcTGAACCAtctgcttgtttttgtgtttggcaTCCTTCTAGACCGTTCCGTCCCTCTGTCACCTCCTTCACACAAATCAGCAGCACAGTGCGGCCCATCCAGGACGTCTCCCTCCAGGGCGACAGCCTCCTGTCCGACGTCACCCTCATGGGCGGAAACGAAAGCGGCATCTTCGTGTCCTTCGTGCAGCCCGGCTCCAGCACAGAGAGGGCTGGCCTGAAAGAGGGCCACCATCTTTTAATGGTGAGCAGCTCTGAAGAGTGCAGTTGGCAGGATGGGAAAAGAAGAGTAAAATATCCAGCCATGTGTGTAATGCATGGGTCAGGATTTAGCTTGAAAGCCTTTCACTGTCTGGTGCAGGGAAGAGAGCACGCATCCATTAGTGTGCGGATTGTATAGCTTCACACTGGGCTCTGACATGCCTCCTCCTTTCCCTGTGTTAGTTAGAGGGGTGCATCCgcggagagagccagagagtgcCTCTGGACACTTGCACCAAAGAGGAAGCCCACTGGACCCTTCAGAAATGTTCCGGACCGGTCCAGCTCCATTACAGATCCAACATGGACGGTAACCTCTATTGTCATGACATCACTAAGCATTTTAttctgtttgttgttatttttttttttaaacctttgcTTGTTCTGTAAAGAGGAGAGTCTGGGCTATCTGAACACTTCAGAAACATGTGTGTCGCACCAGGGCCCGCCAGCCAGCATCTGTACGATTCAAAGTGCAAGGCAGGTCTttggtctgctggccctcaggCTGGCTGTCTTGGCCATTTGaactcccccaccctctccccaaacaccccccaccctccaccaaCGCCTACCTGCTTGCTCGATCTCCGGCGAGAACCTATGGGCTCACCACCACCGTTGGCCTCAAAGCAGCTCGCTCCATCAAAGAGTTCATAATGTTAGAATCCATCTGGCTCTGCGCACTGAGCCTCGGGGAGCTCCGTTCACAAAGGTCCACCCGTCTCTGTTTAAACACGTTACATCGGCCCCCGCCGCTCTGGTGGGGCGATGCGTTCAGATGTCAGCTCTCTGTGAGTCTGCAGGCGACCAGACCACACACTGTGGGACACCGGCGATCAACTGCAGTATCTGAGCCACAGATGCTGATGGGGCTTTGGAATTCAGTTCAAACGGAGACACATAGTATTAGTGGCTTCAGATAAGCTCATTCTGCTGAgggtttattttgtgtgttgaAGGTATGAGAGTCATAATGATTCAGAGAGGCCGCACCTGGGATAAAGTCAGGAGCTGAGTCTGTTCGATTTTAGTGGTTACAGTTAATTTATCGGCAAAGCACTGCAGCCTCACCTACTGTTGTTTCAGTGAGATCATGTCATATGACATATCACTGAGGTGAGAATCCATGCAAGTTGCAAAAAATAATCATGTGCAGAGTTATAAGCATGCTAATATGTAGCTGTGCATGAGCAGTGCAATCCAGCCACAGAGCTAACCAAGTTTCCTGTCTCTGAAACTTTAGTGAACGATAGTAATCAAGCATGACAACGTTGCTGTCGTGTCTGTGTGGAAGACAAATATCTGTGCCCTTGAGCAAGACAACATGCCTGTTTGAAACATtactgctgtcatttttttaaaagcataCCAATcacgatggagagagaaagagagagagcgagacaaagagagagagagacaaagagagaaagacaaagagagagagagagagacagtgcagCATAAAAGGCATGCAGAGCAGGGGTGTAATTTAGAAGCTGTTTGCAAAATCTCTCCTGGTTTGGGCAGATatgagagaatgaggaagtACCATCCAGGACAGAAGAAATAAACATGCTctgcacagacaaagacagtgCTATTCCAGCTCTTTGGACCTTGCTGAGTTAACTatacccacccctcccctcccccaaatGTTGTTTTGGCAGGCTACAGGAGGCTACAGAGAGACTTGGAGGAAGGCAGGCTGGTGTCTGGGGACTCCTTCTACATCCGCGCCAACCTGAACGTGTCGGGGCCGTCGGACAACTGCTCCCTAAGCGTGCGCTGCGACGAGGTGCTGCACGTGCTCGACACCATGCACCAGGGCAGGTGCGAGTGGCTGTGTGCCCGTGTCGACACGTTCTCCGACAAGGACCTGGATAGAGGCACCATCCCCAGCTACTCCAGGTGACCTCACGACTTTGGAGACCCAGACAACAACCCCCTGGGTGAACCCGTCTTGGGTGAAAACAACTTGCATGACGAAACAATGTGAAAAAAGGAAATGTGAAATATAATTGCAGGAGGGAAGAGTGGTATTTTTTTCCCAAGGTTCAGCCATGGGCTGAGCTTCAGTGCAAACAAATCTCAAGTCTCAAGGGTAAGGTTAGGGAGGCAAGAGAATGACCTCAACCAACGACTGAAAGGAAACACATTTTGTGGGGTTTTTTTGTCCAAGAAAATCCTTTTTTTCACTCCAAGGATGTGtccctgtttttgtgtttgtgctggccCTTATCTCAGGGTTCAGCTTCAttctgaagagagaaagaggctacTCAGAATGCACAACACACTACAAAATGATATAAATCTCCTCACCTCATGTCTCCTCTCATatgtctcctcttgtctgttGCCCATGAACTACCAATTTAAATGCATTATTCCTCAACTGAATAGTATGTCtttctttggataaaagttgTGAAGTTGTGTACTAGGTGCCATGAAACATAACGGGGATCTCAGTGTGGAGTCTTAACTCTGGCCTTCTTAATCGTTTGTCTTCGCAGAGCCCAGCAGCTGCTCCTGGTGAAGATCCAGAAGCTTATGTGCCGCGGGGGGCGAGAGGAGGCCGATAGTCAGCGTGGGGGTCTCAGGGTGAGTTCACGTTAggtgagagggaatgagagagagagactgaaaaaagagtaaggcaaagaaaaagagagatagagagagagagtgaaaaaagagggtaagacaaagagagagagagagagagagagagagagagagcgagaaggagaaggagagccagacagagagagatgctttGGCTGGTTTCTGTACCGCTGTGATGTCAAAAGTGATCAATAGAAGCTGCGCGCGGATGAGAATGAGCATTTTGATGAGGCACCGGAGAAGTTTGTTTTCAGCCTCTGCTGCGTGTCCAGAATGTCTCATCGGAGCTGAGAGCCGGCTAACTTTTCCTCtcgcctttgtgtgtgtgtgtgtgtgaacgcagaACTCATTAGTGCCCGAGGAGTCCACACCTCCCCCAGACCCCAAATCCAGCCCTCGCCTGTCCAGGGCCAGTGTCTTCATCTGTCAGATTCTGCAGGTAGCTACTTCCTTATTTTgctgttattttattttctctctgtcagagaAGGTGGTGAGTGGAGTTATTTTGGTGACAGAACATTCATGTTGTATGCTGTTAAGATGAAGACATCTCTCCCCTGTCAGCTTGTCAGCAGGGCCGATAACAAGTACAAGCGCATGAACAGTAGCGAACGGGTGCGGATCGTCAGTGCCGAGAACTCGTCAATGTTTCCCAAACCCTTCGCCGAGACTTTGAGGAAGGATGGTGAGTTGGCCTACATACTCTGCCCTTCTCACCTCGATCGAGTCAGTCCGACTCAAAAGAGTGTTGTTATTGAAGTATAAAATACCGATCACTGGCTGCCTTGTCTTATACTTCTAGTAAATGTCGTTTCAGATGCATCAGACCCGGAGAATGACCTGAAGAAGAGCTTAAATTTGATACCTTATAGTCTGGTCACCTCGTACCACTGCCAACGCAAGAGGCCCGTTTTGTTCGCCCCGAACGCCCTGGCTAAAACTATTATTCAGAAATTTCTCAACCTGGGTGGAGCCATGGAGTTTAACATTTGTAAACCAGGTGAGAGTTCCCCTTTGCTGAAGAAATTTGATCTACGTGTAGACAGGCAAGGGACAATGGCTGACACTGTGGTGGGTGGGTGACGGGGACTTTTCCATGGCGAGAATGAAGGTGTCTTATGTTTTCATGATCCCAATCTGTCGTCATTGTATGGTAAAAGCCTTTCATCTTCATACATACACTTTACATAGCATTTACATAGTGCATCCAGTGTGATGGACGTGATCAGTGGAAGGaaataacaacaacattttgtacatattctgttgtttctattttctgtgtttgtagatGTCCTGTCCAAAGAGGAGTTCCTAATGAAGCAGAAGATTGAAGATTCCATCATTTATTCCAAAGAGAAACAAGGCTATACATATGAATGTGTCACTCCAGAAAATATCGAAACAGTTGCTTCTAAGGTACAATAAAGAATTCAGTCCTTTAATGTTCTTTAAAGGCGCCGCCAAAGACCTCTCCCTCAAGCTCTGTGTTCTGTTTCACGTTgaactttctcttttttcactgcCTTGCTAAGGTCAGGCTCATTTTTTAAGTCTCATTCAGAAGTGTTCTCCATACCTCGCGAATAATTTTTTCTTCTGCTCACTGACCCACCACTCTGCCGTAGCTCTTTACTCTCCCAGCTGTATCTAATCCAGCGCTATGGTCTCTGATCCGCTCAGTCTGTAAGCCAGCGTCTGTTCTGCgcggagagaaaaaggaaggtaAATTCAGACCTGACTAAGTAATGGCTCTCCCCTGTTCTGAAAATGTATCTCAGTGGGGAATCGGCATGGATATGGCCAAGCTGGATAAGCTGTTGACGAgtgcttcattttttttttttttacggtgtgtgtgtgtgtgtgggggggggggggggggggggggaaggcagGTGTGGAGATGATAGGTTCCATACCATGCCCTTCCTGCTAGTGTGTCAGGAGACACCACTGAGTTTCCATTTCAAATCAGATTTCAAGGAGAGACAgtcggagagggagagatggggcaTGAATACTGAGATCtctggggagaggagggcaggaaggagggggagagagtgcaCATGATTGAACCATGACTGATTTTGAGACGGCTACAGGAATTCTCCTGCCTTCCAGACAGACGCTTCCTCTCTTTTAGAGTGGGGCACACGCATGGAAATGCTTCCATGAGAAACCGTGCCTAAGCTGCAGGATTTGTCTGTGTCAGACAGAAACACGATTTTTTTGTCTGTTGCTTTTGTTGTGCGTCCTTTGCACATTTACTTCCTTGTGGCGAGGAATCGATTTGTGAAGTATATTTTTATCCCGCAGAATAAACACTGCCTGCTGGAGGCAGACCTGGGCTGTGTGAAGCACCTCCTCCGTCGGGAGATTTACCCCATCATAATCTTCATCAAAATCAGCGAGAAGAACATCAAGAAATTAAGGTGTGCAATCTGTTCCCGAGACATAAAGCGCTCACCTACAGTTCTGTTTTATGGACGGGGGGGAACACCAGTGGTGGGGAAGCGCTTCACATCTGAATTTGGCAATGCCATATGCGCAACATGATCATTTATGTTAGAGGGGGCGTACGCATATGCCATAAATCTCACAGACACCCCTACACACTGCAGAACACAAGCTGTTGGAGTTGCCGTGAATTTATGTGGCAGTATTGGGATGTGAATGTGGGCGATCTTAAAAGTAATAGCCCCGAATCTGCCATGTTTATCTTAACTTTGTTAGTTTTCTGTCTAATACCTGACATTATCACCTGACACTATTTAATAAATGGGCACTGATAACTGTGAAGGCCACTCTTTCTGCtacatttgtacaggtgtacaCATATGAAAACTGACTCGATTTGAAGTTTAAAATGCCTCTGTCCACCACCCCCCTTCGTTTGTCATTTGAATCAGGTCCACCTGTTTGTTCTTCAGGAGGCTGCCGGTGAAGATCGACTCGGAGGAGGAGTTCCTCCGGATGTGCCGGGCCAAGGAGAAGGAGCTGGAGGGTCTGCCCTGCCTCTACTCCACCGTGGAGCCCGAGTCCTGGAGCACGGTGGAGGACCTGCTGAAAGTCATCAAGGACAAG is a genomic window of Clupea harengus chromosome 1, Ch_v2.0.2, whole genome shotgun sequence containing:
- the card11 gene encoding caspase recruitment domain-containing protein 11 isoform X4 gives rise to the protein MENGGSIKDDDEALWENVENNRYILSRYINANKLTPYLRQCKVIDEQDEDEVLRSLLLVSKVDRAGRLLDILRRKGERGYVVFLESLEFYYPDLYKMVTGKEPTRRFSTIVGESSKSMEEGQEGLTQFLMNEVIKLQQQAKAKDVQRVDVMGKCRTLEDEHKKLRLANQELHSFQERYNKMKEERNNYNDELTKVKDENYKLAMRYAQLSEEKNMAVMRSRDLQLEIDQLKHKLNKVEAECTMERKQSLKLKNDMENRPRKEQIFELERENDMLKIKLQELQSIIQPGPLPDSDKAILDILEHDRQEALEDRQDLVNRLYNLHEEVRQAEELRDKYLDEKEALELKCSTLVKDCEMYKNRMNTIMVQLEEVERERDQAFKSRDDAQKQFSQCLIDKDKYRKQIRELEEKSDELHIEIVRKEAKIVNLESKLRRFAKENGLEQSLPRDIPSTIISQALGQQDPKAEGPSEDSGDDSPVDNNFFVPETRFRRRPNLKGAGIGRCKSPVTTPRAPDFQGVSSTNGELFEAPRFDMAPSQTAASIAASNHPNTPTSALETLAKLRCRNDSVMSTVPEPPGNASLVRRTKEGEDEFQPRSLSSVDSDSGDYMEFDEDTDRLSHSPPSIHSSSSSHQSEGMDSYDLEQVNNIFRKFSLERPFRPSVTSFTQISSTVRPIQDVSLQGDSLLSDVTLMGGNESGIFVSFVQPGSSTERAGLKEGHHLLMLEGCIRGESQRVPLDTCTKEEAHWTLQKCSGPVQLHYRSNMDGYRRLQRDLEEGRLVSGDSFYIRANLNVSGPSDNCSLSVRCDEVLHVLDTMHQGRCEWLCARVDTFSDKDLDRGTIPSYSRAQQLLLVKIQKLMCRGGREEADSQRGGLRNSLVPEESTPPPDPKSSPRLSRASVFICQILQLVSRADNKYKRMNSSERVRIVSAENSSMFPKPFAETLRKDDASDPENDLKKSLNLIPYSLVTSYHCQRKRPVLFAPNALAKTIIQKFLNLGGAMEFNICKPDVLSKEEFLMKQKIEDSIIYSKEKQGYTYECVTPENIETVASKNKHCLLEADLGCVKHLLRREIYPIIIFIKISEKNIKKLRSTCLFFRRLPVKIDSEEEFLRMCRAKEKELEGLPCLYSTVEPESWSTVEDLLKVIKDKILEEQRKTVWVEQELL
- the card11 gene encoding caspase recruitment domain-containing protein 11 isoform X1, with protein sequence MDTRPKRVQEKMENGGSIKDDDEALWENVENNRYILSRYINANKLTPYLRQCKVIDEQDEDEVLRSLLLVSKVDRAGRLLDILRRKGERGYVVFLESLEFYYPDLYKMVTGKEPTRRFSTIVGESSKSMEEGQEGLTQFLMNEVIKLQQQAKAKDVQRVDVMGKCRTLEDEHKKLRLANQELHSFQERYNKMKEERNNYNDELTKVKDENYKLAMRYAQLSEEKNMAVMRSRDLQLEIDQLKHKLNKVEAECTMERKQSLKLKNDMENRPRKEQIFELERENDMLKIKLQELQSIIQPGPLPDSDKAILDILEHDRQEALEDRQDLVNRLYNLHEEVRQAEELRDKYLDEKEALELKCSTLVKDCEMYKNRMNTIMVQLEEVERERDQAFKSRDDAQKQFSQCLIDKDKYRKQIRELEEKSDELHIEIVRKEAKIVNLESKLRRFAKENGLEQSLPRDIPSTIISQALGQQDPKAEGPSEDSGDDSPVDNNFFVPETRFRRRPNLKGAGIGRCKSPVTTPRAPDFQGVSSTNGELFEAPRFDMAPSQTAASIAASNHPNTPTSALETLAKLRCRNDSVMSTVPEPPGNASLVRRTKEGEDEFQPRSLSSVDSDSGDYMEFDEDTDRLSHSPPSIHSSSSSHQSEGMDSYDLEQVNNIFRKFSLERPFRPSVTSFTQISSTVRPIQDVSLQGDSLLSDVTLMGGNESGIFVSFVQPGSSTERAGLKEGHHLLMLEGCIRGESQRVPLDTCTKEEAHWTLQKCSGPVQLHYRSNMDGYRRLQRDLEEGRLVSGDSFYIRANLNVSGPSDNCSLSVRCDEVLHVLDTMHQGRCEWLCARVDTFSDKDLDRGTIPSYSRAQQLLLVKIQKLMCRGGREEADSQRGGLRNSLVPEESTPPPDPKSSPRLSRASVFICQILQLVSRADNKYKRMNSSERVRIVSAENSSMFPKPFAETLRKDDASDPENDLKKSLNLIPYSLVTSYHCQRKRPVLFAPNALAKTIIQKFLNLGGAMEFNICKPDVLSKEEFLMKQKIEDSIIYSKEKQGYTYECVTPENIETVASKNKHCLLEADLGCVKHLLRREIYPIIIFIKISEKNIKKLRSTCLFFRRLPVKIDSEEEFLRMCRAKEKELEGLPCLYSTVEPESWSTVEDLLKVIKDKILEEQRKTVWVEQELL